One window of Sphingobacteriales bacterium genomic DNA carries:
- a CDS encoding flavin reductase, which produces MLTITPGTIPTSELHQYLLGAVAPRPICFASTMDLEGNPNLAPYSFFNVFSSNPPIAVFSSNRRVGNNTTKDTLSNVIATREVVINVVTYSIVRQMALCSIDYPHEVSEFDKAGFTPLDSELIRPFRVKESPVQMECKVNDIISLGESGGAGNLIVCEVLRMHIDEAVLDDQQRIDPNKIDLMARMGRAFYCRASGNAIHQIYQPFDKIGIGFDRLPPQIRHSRILTGNHLAQLAALTQLPTNEEIVAAAALPEVQDLLIRHAQYPAGLLDALHEYAMLLIDNKQAELAFAILMTQNV; this is translated from the coding sequence ATGCTTACTATTACACCCGGAACAATTCCGACCTCAGAATTACATCAATATTTATTAGGGGCAGTAGCTCCCCGCCCTATATGTTTTGCGAGCACGATGGACCTTGAAGGCAACCCCAATCTTGCGCCATATAGTTTTTTCAATGTGTTTAGTTCTAATCCGCCAATTGCTGTATTTTCATCCAACAGGAGAGTGGGTAACAATACTACCAAAGACACTTTGTCCAATGTTATAGCCACGCGTGAAGTGGTCATCAATGTTGTTACTTATTCGATAGTGCGTCAGATGGCATTATGCAGTATTGACTATCCTCACGAGGTAAGTGAGTTCGACAAAGCCGGGTTTACCCCGCTTGATTCAGAGTTAATACGGCCATTTCGGGTCAAAGAATCTCCTGTACAAATGGAATGTAAGGTAAATGATATCATTTCGCTTGGTGAGAGCGGTGGTGCCGGCAATTTGATTGTCTGTGAGGTGTTGCGGATGCATATAGATGAAGCCGTATTAGACGACCAACAACGCATTGACCCAAACAAAATAGACCTGATGGCGCGAATGGGAAGAGCCTTCTACTGCCGCGCATCAGGCAATGCTATTCATCAAATTTATCAGCCTTTTGACAAAATAGGCATTGGATTTGACCGTCTTCCGCCCCAAATCCGTCATAGCAGGATACTAACCGGCAATCACTTGGCACAGTTGGCTGCTTTAACCCAACTGCCAACCAATGAAGAAATCGTTGCAGCAGCAGCATTGCCCGAAGTTCAGGATTTACTCATCCGACATGCTCAATATCCTGCCGGACTTTTAGATGCCTTGCATGAGTATGCCATGTTGCTGATAGACAACAAACAGGCTGAACTCGCTTTTGCCATTTTAATGACCCAAAATGTCTGA
- the mreC gene encoding rod shape-determining protein MreC, which produces MRNLLYFLLRYNAILTFIILQIASWVLIIRYNNYQRAAIVNSANYVSGTLLLKATETQNYLHLKEINDSLVNINARLFAEVTSMQEQLGLQSIGNNCLPDSVVMLAKDTVSGKLLYNCRPAMVINSSVNKATNLITINKGTNNDIRPEMGVVSGAGIVGVVSQVSPNFSIVVPVINKSLRVSAKIKRNNFKGSLQWAELDPLRTILYEVPKHASVHVGDTIITTGYSDFFPPDILIGIVEKWTLSEGSNFYTIHVRLSTDFYNLKYVYVIDYLNKFEKNTLETNSAK; this is translated from the coding sequence ATGCGAAATCTGCTTTATTTCCTGCTTCGATACAATGCCATCCTGACCTTTATCATTTTGCAGATTGCAAGTTGGGTATTGATTATCAGATATAACAATTACCAACGTGCAGCCATTGTCAACTCTGCCAACTATGTGTCTGGAACTTTACTCCTTAAAGCTACCGAAACACAAAACTACCTCCATCTTAAAGAAATCAATGACAGTTTAGTCAATATCAATGCCCGGTTGTTTGCAGAGGTTACCTCTATGCAGGAACAATTAGGACTTCAGTCCATTGGAAACAATTGCCTTCCCGATTCGGTCGTTATGCTTGCCAAAGATACCGTGTCTGGCAAATTGCTGTACAATTGCCGCCCCGCTATGGTCATCAACAGTTCGGTCAACAAAGCGACCAACCTGATTACCATTAACAAAGGAACAAACAACGATATCCGTCCTGAAATGGGTGTAGTTAGTGGTGCAGGAATTGTAGGTGTTGTTTCACAGGTTTCCCCCAATTTTTCCATAGTCGTTCCGGTCATTAACAAAAGCCTGAGAGTCAGTGCCAAAATAAAACGCAATAATTTTAAAGGCTCTCTTCAGTGGGCGGAATTAGACCCATTAAGAACAATCTTATATGAAGTGCCCAAACATGCAAGCGTGCATGTGGGGGATACCATTATAACTACCGGATATTCTGATTTTTTTCCGCCCGATATTTTAATCGGCATTGTTGAAAAATGGACTTTGTCGGAGGGAAGCAATTTTTACACCATACATGTCCGTCTTAGCACCGATTTTTACAACCTGAAGTATGTGTATGTTATTGATTATCTCAATAAATTTGAAAAAAACACACTTGAAACCAATTCTGCAAAATAA
- a CDS encoding glycosyltransferase: protein MSASYVSKHILYLSYDGMTDALGQSQVLPYLCGLSQLGYQFTIISFEKTDKFEQFSQHIAGLCRKYGIKWIPMTYTKRPPVFSSIYDLVKGYFMAVKLHRLTPFSIVHCRSYMVSLIGLRLKRRFGLKFIFDMRGFWADERVEGKLWNLKNPLYRLIYRFFKQRESVFLNEADATLCLTHRAVNEMKTRENLNPSKISFTVIPCCTDMELFNPEKIEETHKKELRSALGIDADDFVLTYTGSLGTWYLLPEMLDFFLVLKTRHPKSKMLFVNGNLPEQALIRIEAEKRGLTSSVIVTQSPYTRMPLYISISNWAIFFILPSFSKIASSPVKQGELMSMGIPVFCNQGIGDSDHIVLQSKAGIVVQGFTTEHYLTAINEALNMNPPPDHKEICLKAELYFSLEEGIRQYASVYQSVLS from the coding sequence ATGTCTGCTTCTTATGTTTCAAAACACATCCTCTATTTGTCGTATGATGGTATGACCGATGCGTTGGGACAATCACAGGTGCTTCCTTATTTATGCGGGCTTAGCCAATTGGGTTATCAGTTCACCATCATCAGCTTTGAAAAAACCGATAAGTTTGAGCAGTTTAGTCAACATATCGCCGGTTTATGCCGGAAATACGGCATTAAGTGGATACCTATGACCTATACCAAACGTCCCCCCGTATTTTCTTCTATTTACGATTTGGTAAAAGGCTATTTTATGGCCGTTAAACTTCACCGGCTAACCCCTTTTTCTATTGTTCATTGCCGCAGTTATATGGTGTCGTTAATTGGACTTCGCCTGAAACGCCGTTTTGGATTGAAGTTTATTTTTGACATGCGGGGCTTTTGGGCAGACGAAAGGGTCGAAGGAAAGTTGTGGAATCTTAAAAATCCACTGTACCGCCTGATTTACCGCTTTTTTAAACAACGTGAATCCGTTTTTTTGAACGAAGCCGATGCGACTCTCTGTCTTACTCACAGAGCAGTCAATGAGATGAAAACCCGGGAAAATTTAAATCCAAGTAAAATCAGTTTTACCGTCATTCCTTGTTGTACCGACATGGAATTGTTTAATCCAGAAAAAATTGAAGAAACACACAAAAAGGAATTAAGGTCAGCTTTAGGGATTGACGCAGATGATTTTGTACTGACCTATACCGGTAGTTTAGGCACCTGGTACCTGTTGCCCGAAATGCTCGATTTCTTTTTGGTGTTGAAAACCCGTCACCCAAAATCAAAAATGTTGTTTGTCAACGGCAACCTACCGGAGCAGGCACTTATCAGAATTGAAGCAGAAAAGCGAGGCTTAACATCAAGTGTGATTGTAACACAATCGCCCTACACACGAATGCCGTTATACATTTCAATCAGCAACTGGGCAATTTTTTTTATTCTCCCTTCCTTTTCAAAAATCGCCTCTTCACCTGTAAAACAAGGAGAACTCATGTCCATGGGAATCCCCGTTTTTTGTAATCAGGGAATCGGCGATTCGGACCATATTGTTCTACAATCCAAAGCCGGTATTGTGGTTCAAGGGTTTACCACAGAACACTACCTGACAGCAATTAATGAGGCATTGAACATGAACCCACCCCCTGACCACAAAGAGATCTGCTTGAAAGCAGAACTGTATTTTTCCTTAGAGGAGGGCATTCGTCAATATGCTTCTGTTTACCAATCTGTCCTGTCATGA
- a CDS encoding CoA pyrophosphatase — protein sequence MSPSLRFSGNWKLPDPEKANYAGVLLMLYPHQDTVYTSLMQRNTDGHAHSGQISLPGGKQEPDDNHLIATALRETREEFGINDSEIQILGSLSRLYIPASNFWVLPSVGYLNSRPQFNPDRREVAAVIEVPLQLLQDERIIKTTTIKNSRGVVIEAPYYDIEGHIVWGATAMIISEFLYLLKG from the coding sequence ATGTCGCCAAGCCTGCGATTTTCAGGCAACTGGAAACTGCCGGATCCGGAAAAAGCCAATTATGCAGGCGTGCTGCTTATGTTATACCCTCATCAGGATACTGTCTATACTTCGCTCATGCAACGCAACACAGACGGACATGCACATAGCGGGCAAATCAGTCTGCCGGGGGGAAAGCAAGAACCTGACGACAATCACCTCATTGCCACCGCCCTTCGGGAAACCCGCGAAGAATTTGGTATCAACGACTCCGAAATTCAGATTTTGGGCAGCCTTAGCCGTCTGTATATTCCGGCAAGCAATTTTTGGGTGCTTCCTTCTGTCGGATACCTAAATAGCCGACCTCAATTTAACCCGGACCGGCGCGAAGTAGCAGCCGTTATAGAAGTCCCCCTCCAATTGCTACAGGATGAACGAATTATCAAAACAACCACCATTAAAAATTCGAGGGGGGTTGTCATTGAAGCGCCCTACTACGACATCGAAGGGCATATTGTATGGGGAGCAACCGCCATGATTATCAGTGAGTTTTTGTATTTGTTGAAGGGGTGA
- a CDS encoding glycosyltransferase has translation MKTVKILFLSIHRPDRSPSQRYRVECYADYWQQEGYELHQRYLIDPKDDRIMYSQGNLFFKSIVLLKSLSRRIFHLLAAQRYELIIIQREAFYLGFTFFETCIRYCTSAKIIFDFDDAIWLPNVSEGNKQWAFLKNPNKTSTLIRQADAVVAGNSYLADYALQFNSKTFIIPSAIDLRMYHPALQKPKKDSNTINIGWSGSPTTVPHFETALEALQIISHKYGAKVRFTLIGDSTYQNQGLPVTAKAWNPQTEAEDIAEFDIGIMPLPHNEWVKGKCAMKGLQYMAAGVPAILERIGANAEVVQDGENGLLAETPQEWVEKISLLIEHPDLRFRLGNAGRQTVEQFYSVQGLYKKWIHLFDELLHTTVRST, from the coding sequence ATGAAAACTGTCAAAATCCTGTTTCTGTCCATTCACCGCCCTGACCGCTCCCCTTCGCAGCGATACCGTGTGGAATGTTATGCCGACTACTGGCAACAGGAAGGCTATGAGTTGCATCAGCGTTATCTGATTGACCCGAAAGACGACCGCATAATGTATTCACAAGGCAATTTGTTTTTCAAATCCATTGTGTTGTTAAAAAGCCTGAGCCGCCGGATATTTCACCTGCTTGCCGCCCAACGGTATGAGCTTATCATCATCCAAAGAGAGGCTTTTTACCTCGGATTCACCTTTTTTGAAACCTGTATCCGATATTGTACTTCTGCTAAAATCATTTTTGATTTTGACGATGCTATCTGGCTGCCCAATGTGTCAGAAGGCAACAAACAATGGGCTTTTTTGAAAAACCCGAACAAGACTTCCACACTTATCCGACAGGCCGATGCTGTGGTGGCCGGCAACAGTTATCTGGCAGATTATGCCCTGCAATTCAACTCCAAAACCTTCATTATTCCTTCCGCAATTGATCTGCGCATGTATCACCCCGCTCTTCAAAAGCCAAAAAAAGATTCAAATACAATAAATATTGGCTGGAGCGGCAGCCCGACTACAGTTCCTCATTTTGAAACTGCACTCGAAGCCTTGCAAATCATCTCTCATAAATATGGGGCAAAGGTGCGATTTACACTTATAGGCGATTCGACTTATCAAAATCAAGGGCTTCCTGTAACGGCAAAAGCATGGAACCCCCAAACAGAGGCGGAAGATATTGCGGAGTTTGATATAGGCATCATGCCGCTCCCGCACAATGAATGGGTAAAAGGCAAATGCGCCATGAAAGGGCTACAATATATGGCAGCAGGCGTTCCGGCTATATTGGAACGAATAGGGGCAAACGCAGAGGTAGTTCAGGATGGCGAAAATGGATTATTAGCTGAAACCCCCCAAGAATGGGTCGAGAAAATTTCGCTCCTCATTGAGCATCCCGATTTGCGCTTTCGTTTAGGCAACGCAGGAAGACAAACCGTAGAACAATTTTATTCGGTACAGGGGTTATATAAAAAATGGATTCATCTTTTTGACGAGTTACTCCATACCACCGTCCGATCTACTTAA
- a CDS encoding formylglycine-generating enzyme family protein, with translation MQKSLFGKRSEGSTQGQIIGNILDKPIPDKEIKLLPAPFNGIILSCLVRKASDRVQSAANLLQYIKASEDKTTIDPPKPPKVPPEWKNMIKLMAVAATLIIIFLVYQRLSPPKDPFAGDMIFVEGGTFTMGCSSLFDINCQAAEFPPHSKTVNSFYISKYEVTQAQWRAVMGSDSPELYNRGCDQCPVERVSWNEIPEFLSKLNHKTDKKYRLPTEAEWEFAAGGGNKSNGFKYSGSNDIDKVAWYKDNNKPNSYGTENTTHPVGTKAPNELGLYDMSGNVWEWCQDWFKGYPGSSGVNDYTGSRSVLRGGGWHTSSQGCRVVHRYNTPEDRSNDLGFRLLLVP, from the coding sequence ATGCAAAAATCGCTGTTTGGCAAACGTAGCGAGGGAAGCACACAGGGACAAATTATTGGAAATATATTAGACAAGCCTATTCCCGATAAAGAGATAAAATTATTGCCGGCTCCTTTTAATGGTATTATTTTGAGTTGTTTGGTACGAAAAGCTTCAGACCGCGTGCAAAGTGCAGCAAATCTCCTGCAATACATCAAAGCATCAGAAGACAAAACTACAATTGATCCGCCAAAGCCTCCAAAAGTTCCTCCGGAATGGAAAAATATGATTAAGCTGATGGCTGTTGCAGCAACTTTGATAATTATCTTTTTGGTTTATCAAAGATTGAGCCCCCCCAAAGACCCCTTTGCCGGCGATATGATTTTTGTAGAAGGCGGAACATTTACGATGGGTTGCAGTAGTTTATTTGATATCAATTGTCAGGCAGCAGAATTCCCTCCACATTCAAAAACGGTAAACAGTTTTTATATCAGTAAATATGAGGTAACCCAAGCCCAATGGCGTGCGGTGATGGGCAGCGACTCACCGGAACTGTATAATCGCGGCTGTGACCAATGTCCGGTTGAAAGGGTAAGTTGGAACGAAATACCCGAGTTTTTATCCAAACTGAACCATAAAACAGACAAAAAGTACCGCCTGCCTACCGAAGCCGAATGGGAATTTGCTGCCGGTGGAGGCAATAAAAGTAACGGGTTTAAATACTCCGGCAGTAATGATATAGATAAAGTTGCCTGGTACAAGGATAACAATAAACCCAATAGCTATGGCACGGAGAATACCACTCACCCGGTAGGCACTAAAGCCCCTAACGAGTTGGGATTGTATGATATGAGCGGCAATGTCTGGGAATGGTGTCAGGACTGGTTCAAGGGATATCCGGGAAGCAGTGGGGTTAATGATTATACCGGTTCGAGGAGTGTTCTCCGTGGCGGCGGATGGCACACCTCTTCGCAGGGATGCCGGGTTGTGCATCGCTACAATACCCCTGAGGATCGTAGCAACGATCTTGGTTTCCGCCTCTTGTTAGTGCCATAG
- a CDS encoding transposase: protein MSDKFKNKYRIATARAGWWDYGWAGAYFITICTAKKNHYFGEIEKGIMQLSHVGVLADVFWHEILNHAVNVELGAFVVMPNHIHGILILTCDAIKNNDGNESVETRHALSLNLSPQQKKQNQIPPQTPGEKRFQNQGKNTVSAILGSYKSAVTKHANRMGLSNGWQERFHDHIIRNDDEYQRINDYIESNPQNWEKDKFYTP, encoded by the coding sequence ATGTCCGACAAATTCAAAAACAAATACCGGATAGCTACAGCCCGTGCCGGATGGTGGGATTATGGTTGGGCGGGGGCTTATTTTATAACGATTTGTACTGCTAAAAAAAACCATTATTTTGGGGAGATTGAAAAAGGTATAATGCAGTTGTCTCATGTAGGTGTGTTGGCTGATGTGTTTTGGCATGAAATTCTTAATCATGCAGTTAATGTGGAATTGGGGGCGTTTGTAGTCATGCCCAATCACATTCACGGTATTTTAATATTAACCTGCGATGCAATTAAAAATAATGATGGTAATGAAAGCGTAGAGACAAGGCATGCCTTGTCACTAAATCTATCACCACAACAGAAAAAACAAAACCAAATACCACCCCAAACACCTGGTGAAAAACGATTTCAAAATCAGGGTAAAAATACGGTTTCTGCCATTTTAGGGTCCTACAAATCGGCAGTTACCAAACATGCCAACAGGATGGGTTTATCAAACGGTTGGCAAGAAAGATTTCACGACCATATCATCAGAAACGATGATGAATACCAACGCATCAATGATTACATAGAGTCCAATCCACAGAATTGGGAAAAGGACAAATTTTATACCCCGTAA
- the mreD gene encoding rod shape-determining protein MreD yields MRGTIYNSIFRLIAFLLFQVLLLNQIKLHGFVNPYIYPLGILMFPFETARWLLLLIAFFSGLFVDMFTDTPGLHASALVLMAFVREYVVNINRPVGDYEPGHRPTISSLGSQWFLGYAGLLVLIHHTVFFFIEAYTFSMLLTTIAKIGISALVSLMLMFLFQYLFYSKQNS; encoded by the coding sequence ATGAGAGGTACTATTTACAACAGCATTTTCCGACTGATTGCATTCCTGCTTTTTCAGGTATTGTTGCTCAATCAGATTAAACTGCATGGGTTTGTTAACCCGTATATTTATCCGTTGGGAATCCTCATGTTTCCATTTGAAACAGCGAGGTGGTTGCTCTTGTTGATTGCCTTTTTTTCAGGTTTGTTTGTAGATATGTTTACCGATACTCCCGGCCTTCATGCTTCTGCATTGGTTCTGATGGCGTTTGTCAGAGAATATGTAGTCAATATCAATCGTCCGGTAGGAGATTATGAACCCGGACATCGCCCCACAATAAGCAGTCTTGGTTCTCAATGGTTTTTGGGATATGCCGGACTATTAGTGCTGATCCATCATACTGTTTTTTTCTTTATAGAAGCCTATACCTTTTCTATGTTGCTGACCACAATAGCTAAAATCGGAATCAGTGCATTGGTTTCTCTGATGTTAATGTTTTTATTTCAATACCTCTTTTATTCGAAACAAAACTCCTGA
- a CDS encoding rod shape-determining protein encodes MGLFSFFDLTHDIAIDLGTANTLIAYKDRVVVDEPSIVARDKTNSKVIAVGKRAMQMHEKTHDNIKTIRPLKDGVIANFEAAEAMIREMIKMLYPNKRWFTPQYRMVICIPSGITEVEKKAVFNSAEAAGAKERYLIHEPMAAALGIGIDVSEPVGNMIIDIGGGTTEIAVIALMGIVCDQSIRVAGDEFTNNIVDYLRREHNMLIGERTAENIKINVGAALTDIDNPPEDYPVNGRDLITGIPKQVTVNYAEIAGCLDKSIAKIEEAVMKTLEITPPELAADIYKTGIYLTGGGALLRGLDKRISKKTNLIVHVAEDPLRAVVRGTALALKNISKYPFLMSK; translated from the coding sequence ATGGGACTTTTCAGCTTTTTTGACCTTACTCACGATATCGCCATAGACTTAGGCACCGCCAATACACTAATCGCATATAAAGATAGGGTGGTGGTAGATGAACCCTCAATTGTTGCAAGAGATAAAACCAATTCGAAAGTTATTGCCGTTGGTAAACGGGCCATGCAGATGCATGAGAAAACGCACGACAATATCAAAACCATCCGTCCGCTGAAAGATGGAGTCATTGCCAATTTTGAAGCTGCCGAAGCTATGATTCGCGAAATGATTAAAATGTTATACCCCAACAAAAGATGGTTTACCCCTCAATACCGGATGGTAATTTGTATTCCTTCCGGCATTACGGAAGTAGAGAAAAAGGCGGTTTTTAATTCTGCCGAAGCGGCCGGTGCAAAAGAACGCTATCTGATTCACGAACCTATGGCCGCTGCATTGGGTATTGGTATTGATGTGAGTGAGCCGGTTGGGAATATGATTATAGACATTGGAGGGGGTACTACCGAAATTGCAGTTATTGCTTTGATGGGGATTGTTTGCGACCAGTCTATCCGGGTAGCAGGTGATGAATTTACCAATAATATAGTGGATTATTTGCGGCGCGAACACAATATGCTTATAGGGGAAAGAACCGCCGAAAACATCAAAATCAACGTTGGTGCGGCACTGACCGATATTGACAATCCACCTGAGGATTACCCCGTAAATGGGAGAGACCTGATTACTGGTATTCCGAAGCAAGTAACCGTAAATTATGCCGAAATTGCCGGATGTCTGGATAAATCTATAGCCAAAATTGAAGAGGCAGTGATGAAAACGCTTGAAATCACTCCTCCCGAATTGGCTGCCGATATATACAAAACCGGTATTTACCTGACCGGTGGGGGCGCTTTGCTGAGAGGGTTAGACAAACGAATTTCTAAAAAAACTAACCTCATAGTGCATGTTGCCGAAGACCCCCTTCGTGCAGTTGTGAGAGGTACTGCTCTTGCACTCAAAAATATCTCAAAATATCCGTTTTTGATGAGCAAATAA